CTCAGATGCTACCCAATATCGCAGCACCCTTGGGGCTTTGCAGTATTGCACCATGATGGGACCCGATATTTCTCACGTTGTGAATCACCTTTGTCAGTTTATGCATGCTCTGATAGAATCTCACATGCTTGCTGTTAAACGAGTTCTGCGATATCTGAAGGGAACAACTCTTCTTGGTCTCACGGTTCATGCCAATTCTGCCCATTCCTTTAACTGTTATACAAATGCTGATTGGGCTTCTTGCCGGATGATCGACGCAGCACAAGCGCTTATTGCGTGTTTCTTGGCCACAACTTGATCTCCTGGTGTTCTTCTAACCAGAACGTCATTTCTCGCTCAAGTATTGAATCTGAGTACCGA
The Humulus lupulus chromosome 6, drHumLupu1.1, whole genome shotgun sequence DNA segment above includes these coding regions:
- the LOC133785352 gene encoding uncharacterized mitochondrial protein AtMg00810-like, whose translation is MDLLSQSGMLDSKPISTPLALTSLSVHDGTPLSDATQYRSTLGALQYCTMMGPDISHVVNHLCQFMHALIESHMLAVKRVLRYLKGTTLLGLTVHANSAHSFNCYTNADWASCRMIDAAQALIACFLATT